A stretch of the Tachysurus fulvidraco isolate hzauxx_2018 chromosome 18, HZAU_PFXX_2.0, whole genome shotgun sequence genome encodes the following:
- the si:dkey-27j5.5 gene encoding GTP-binding protein Rhes: MSPAPSDTNTSDIPSAPLPHMQPAHAPNFLPSSSSAFLAGLGLGGLGVAATKAGLGVQRLAAAQLIKRREKKAKAAEERTQTAAVLRAREALSSGPKPQNCRRLVVLGAPRVGKTAILRRFLRDGFNEQYEPTREDFHRKVYSIRGETYQIDILDAAGERDFPAKRRLSILTGDIFLLVFSVDDRSSFEEVCALRSEISSAKAALTRSKAHASSAPVVVCANKMDLPVEQHAVSRTEALHAFTDGCAYYETSAKDSNNLEEAFVALAERGGLPLETGPSRHRKLSIRSYHAILRARQRGGDTPCGAVNPLARRPSFGTDLQLALASREEQTQSMKLSKAVTHPACPIQ, from the exons ATGTCTCCTGCACCCAGTGATACCAATACGTCGGATATCCCGAGCGCACCGTTGCCGCACATGCAGCCTGCACACGCTCCCAACTTTCTCCCGAGTTCCTCCAGCGCCTTTCTGGCCGGCCTGGGGCTCGGGGGGCTCGGGGTGGCGGCCACCAAAGCGGGACTTGGAGTACAGAGACTGGCCGCGGCGCAACTCATAAAGCGGAGGGAGAAGAAAGCGAAGGCGGCAGAGGAGAGGACACAGACGGCGGCGGTGCTGCGCGCTCGGGAGGCTCTGAGCTCCGGGCCGAAGCCACAGAACTGCAGGAGGCTGGTGGTGCTCGGAGCGCCGCGCGTCGGGAAGACGGCCATCCTGCGGCGCTTCCTGCGGGACGGGTTTAATGAGCAGTACGAACCAACACGAGAGGACTTTCACCGGAAAGTCTACAGCATCCGCGGGGAGACCTATCAGATAGACATCCTGGACGCAGCCGGAGAGAGAGACTTCCCCGCCAAGCGCAGGCTCTCCATCCTCACCG GTGATATCTTCCTGCTGGTGTTCAGTGTGGACGATCGCAGCTCATTTGAGGAAGTCTGTGCTCTGCGCTCTGAGATCTCATCAGCCAAGGCAGCTCTGACACGCTCGAAGGCACATGCTAGCAGCGCTCCGGTGGTGGTGTGTGCCAACAAGATGGACCTGCCAGTCGAGCAGCACGCAGTGTCACGGACGGAGGCCCTGCACGCGTTCACAGACGGCTGCGCGTACTACGAGACGTCAGCCAAAGACAGCAACAATCTAGAGGAGGCGTTTGTGGCCCTGGCGGAGCGAGGAGGGCTGCCGCTCGAGACGGGTCCATCTCGCCACCGCAAGCTCTCCATCCGCTCCTACCATGCCATTCTGCGTGCGCGGCAACGTGGTGGCGACACACCATGCGGCGCAGTGAACCCGCTCGCACGCAGACCCAGCTTCGGAACGGACTTGCAGCTCGCGCTCGCCTCACGTGAGGAACAAACACAAAGCATGAAGCTGAGCAAAGCAGTGACACATCCAGCCTGCCCCATCCAGTGA